actttttttcCCAGGGTTATAAATCAAAATCAGTCTTTTCAATATACAGATGTTTGATTTAGTTTCCTGCCTGTTCTTTCTAAATGGACAATTCCACATTTGAATACTGCATGGTGATGAATTACGGCCACAACACCTGTTTGTTGAGTAGGCCCAGGCTTAATGATTCTGATGAAAATATGTATGTCTTTAGAAAACTGTTTTTGCATATTTTCAGTGTGGAACCTGTCTATGTttaaggtggggggtgggggggttataaCACTAGCAGTTTGCAAAGTAGCCTAAGTGGAACATTTTTTTAAGCAATACAATTATTGCAAAACTGCAGCTTGTTGTTGGAACACATATTTCAACTTCAATCAACCAGTCCATTTTGAGTCCTCATTTGgcaaggaatgtagcttgtgtatcccatcagttacactgaataaaaataagcacaacatgtaaagtgttggtcccatgtttcacaagctgaaataaaagatcccagaaatgttccatacgcacaaaaagcttatttatctttgccaagataatccatccacctgacaggtgtggcatatcaatatgctgataaaacagtatgatcattacacaggtacaccttgtgctggggacagtaaggccacataacacaatgccacagatgtctcaagttttgagggagctaacaattggcatgctgactgcaggaatgtccaccagagctgttgccagagaatggagTGTTAATTTatataccataagccgcctccaacgttctTTTTTAAATAGAATttagcagtacatccaaccagcctcacaaccgcagaccacgtttaTAGCGTTGTGTggtgcgagcggtttgctgatgtcaacgttgtgaacagagtgccccatggtggcgtggagttatggtatgggcaggaataagctacggacattgaacacaattgcattttttgcaatggcagtttgaatgcacagagataccatgacgagatcctgaggcccattgtcgtgctgttcatccgccgccatcacctcatgtttcagcatgataatgcacagccccatgtctcaTGGTTCTGTATACAATTTCTGGAAGCtgcaaatgtcccagttcttccatggcctgcatactcaccaaacaAGTCACCCATTGATCATGTTTGGAATGCTTTGGATCAACgtttacgacagcgtgttccagttcccgacaatatccagcaacttcacacagccattgaagaggattgggtcaacattccacaatcaacagcttgatcaactcaatgggaaggagatgtgtcatgctgcatgaagcaaatagtggtcacaccagatagcagatggttttctgatccacaccctacTTTTTCTttcaggtatctgtgaccaaaatATGCttatttgtattcccagtcatgtgaaatccatagattgctACATTGCTTGCTACATTGCTCAGGCGCCTATGCGACTGGATATGATTGGTAAGGGGATGTTTGAGAGTGTTGATTACTTTTCAAAGTTCCATACAGTTACTCATTCTTATGAAAAAGGTATTCCTTATTACACTGTCATAATTATACACTTACATTAAGACACTGAAAATGCAAGTCTTTAATGCTTTGTCCCCCTTCCCTCTCAGAATGGGGTTGTCACCATTCCCAAGTCCACCAAAAACGAGAGGATCCTGGAAAACTGTCAAGTGAGTTGGATTTATTTACAAGACAGAAGGGAATTGTGTGCATGTTTTAGTTGAGTTCTGTTTGAGCATGTGTTGAAGTAGATCTAGATCAATCTAATATTAAAATGAAAGTTCACCCAAATCGTCTAACTTTGAGTTGAAATAGGCTCTAAGAGAACCCCATTGTTTTGGGGTAATCAATGCCAACGTGAGTCTGTGAAGGCTGAAAAGGGACATTTGGGTGTACTGTTACTTTAAGACTCAATAAATGTCAAATGATAATCACAAGCTCAAGAATGGATCCTGTCAGAGTCCTGCCCCAGCTGAAAGGACACGTATCATCTCTATCAAACCACCATGTTTGTCCACTCAACTTCCACCCCTCCACCTTTCCCTCCCCCCTGCTGGCCCTGGCTCCTCCCACTCCTAGGTCTTTGGGTTCCAACTGGAGGGGAAAGACATGGCGGCACTGGGCAAGTTGCATGATGGGAGACACGTGAGCTGGGATCCCACATGTGTGGAGTGACAGGTGCATCATGTGTTCACCATCACTGCTTCTCACAAGCATGCCTTGCCTCTATGGATAGAATAGTAAAGAGCTGAAGCTCAGCTAactttatttactaactaaatcaTTCTCAGCCACTCTTTCACATCCCCCCACTCTTCCTTTCTTGTCTTCCACCCTACAAAATGTATCCCCGATTCAGGTTCGATGTCCGATCTTTGATTATCATTTCTCATATTTGCTTACAACGTATTCACTTTTCTCCTTTTGCTTCACAAACCCTTTCATCTGATTTCGTGTGTATATTTGGCTGCCCCTATATCTTGGCTTGTTTTAGTTTGTGTATGTACTCTGTTCAGTATGTGAATGGCTGCTTAGTTAAGAGGTAACTAAGCAGAAAATGAATGGCCGTGCCTCAATTTAAAATACCATTGAAATCTCTTGAGATCTGGGGAGGACTGTTCTCTGAGAGTGATGTCACTCATAAGTGTGTCTCCTCAGGTCTTTGGGTTCTCCCTCTCAGATGAGGATGTGGACCGCGTCAGGAGACTCCACAGTGACATGAAGCTCATTCATCTCAGCTACCCACTCTGGAAAGGATTAACATCTTAAATACTAAACAAAACTTTTAGAAATtagatctgtgtgtgtttatggctgtgaATAGAAATGGTGGGTGACTCTGGTGCTTTAACCTGAATTGTGAAACCATAGTTGCTGCTAGCCTCACCCAACTGCCTTACTTTGAGATATTAGTGCCTATCCTCCTAGTTGATGTGACTGGTGGGATACTTGTTAACGTCATTGATTTATATAAAATCAACCATTACTGTATGCCTAGACACAACATTTCCTTAATCCACTGGTCCTTAAAGGAATACGTCACCCAAATGGTTGATGGGATTTTAGGGAGGCTATGCTGCTTAGATCAATGCCATTTTTGTACTCAACTATTGCTAATGCTAAACTGGAGCaaagtaaacaaaacaaaatattccAGAACAGACTTTCTGGGAATATCAAGGTTAAGATTATTTTAATTGTAAAAAAGGATCCTTCCTCCAGGATATTAATTGTAATTAACCGATCATGTcaaatgaatttaaaaaaagacAGGAACACTGAGTTCGGCTGAAATGTGGTTTTATTCATCTCAATTTATCAGTTTCTTTGATAATTTAATTCTCAAGGTACCGTAATGTGTTCTGCAATGATTACATTTGCATTTTTATTTTAATCTATACTCTGAGAAAGACAGAAGGGCATCATAAAATCATGAACACTGCATGGATTATTTTTCTTGGGGGTGTAAGTGAACAAAAACATCCTGAACTTAAAGAAAACTATATATTGGGTGCTCACATGGGTAAAAACTTTCTAGCTAAACATAGCTGGGTATGCCATGGTGCTCTTTGAATAAGATCGGCTGAAACACTTGGAGGAACAAAGGGGGAGAACAACCACCATTCGTAATAATTGCACCGTTTATTTTTAACATACATTTATAAAGGGTTTTCACAATAGGCTGCTTGGAAACTGTGGCTTTGTAATTTCAGCTGTTGTGTATGCAATGAAAATGGATGGTCAGTATCTATCTCTGGAATGTCAGTATTAGTATATTATAAATCAGACTGAATGGTGATTCAGTGTTGTACTGCGAGAAATTCTATTGCACTACCTAAAAAGGTTCTCCAGAAATGCACAGTTTGATGGGTATTAGTAAGCTGACATGAATTTAAACaacttttttttataaaaaaaataaataaaataaaagtagtgaAATAAAATCATCCTGCATATTTAACATTTTCTTTAACATACATTCAACAGAGAATAACGTGCTCAAAATGACCTTACTGTAGCAAAAGGTGAAGCGCTATAGTCTGGATTAGAACCTATTCCCAGTTATGAGCCAGTAATGTGGCGAATCTCGACGAATGAAATCAAATACTTAAACGTCTACATCCTAGAAATCAAAGACAACTAAGAACATGAAGCTAGCTGATGTTTTCTCAACAAAAGTTTCAGTTGAAAAGTCTTCCCACAAGCCAAACACTTATGAGGCCTCTCCCCTGTGTGAGTTAAAATGTGTACTTTTAGTTGCGACTTAATGCGACAGCGTACTTTACAGAGAGGGCACGCAAATGGACGTTCTCCTGTATGACTCTGTTGGTGGGCCTTCAGATTACCCTTCGAAGAACATCTTTTGCCACAATCtgggcaagagaatggtcgttctcctgtgtgtacacgtgtgtgtactTTCAATGCATACTTAGTTCTGAAATCCTTACCACATGCATCACATAGATGAGGTCTGTCAATATGCGAACGAACATGGATGTATAATTTATATTGTTTAGCAAACATCTTGCCGCAAAACCTACATGTGAACCCTTCCCCTGTGTGACATAGCATGTGTGTTTCCAGTTTATTTTCGCTCGTGAACCATTCCTGACAATGGGGGCAAGAGAAGACCGGTTTAACTTCTGTAGGAGCATTCTCATGTACAACGAGATTACGGTGCATTGACCCACAACCTGTTTTCCTGGCCTGATGTCTTGTCAAATCGAAAGCTCGACCAAAGCTCCTTGAACATATGGAGCATGTGTGGGGTCCCTGACCCTGTGAGTGACGTCTCAGATGTTGAAGCAAGCTTGCTCTGTTAAAGAATGTCTTATAGCACACGAGACATGTTCGAGAATTTAAAATCACGCCAGTGGGAGGAGCTTTGGAAGTTGTTGGGTTCTTGGGTGACGTGCTATGGCTCTGGGGAGTCTCTGTCCCATCCTCCCTTGGAACCAGACAACTGTTTCTATGTGCTGGATCAACCTCCTCTGGATGCTGGTTTGGATCAACCTCCCCTGGATGCTGGTTTGGATCAACCTCCCCTGGATGCCGGTTTGGATCAACCTCCCCTGGATGCCGGTTTGGATCAACCTCCCCTGGATGCCGGTTTGGATCAACCTCCCCTGGATCAACCTCCCCTGGATGCCGGTTTGGATCAACCTCCCCTGGATCAACCTCCCCTGGATGCTGGTTTGGATCAACCTCCCCTGGATGCCGGTTTGGATCAACCTCCCCTGGATGCCGGTTTGGATCAACCTCCTCACTCCAGTCTTGCTGTCCTCTCTGAAAGTTAATCTCACACTCCTTTGGCTGGCATCGCTGCAAGTCATTTGAGTAGTCAACATCTGTGTTGCAGGACTGCGGGATCGCCATCTCGTTTTCTGCTGCAACTAGTGGCCTATCTGTCTGGTGTCTAAGGTTCACTTCCTGACTTGTCTTTAACTGCTGCGGTGTGGATTGAGAGGTCCTATTCCTGCACCCCGGACACTTTCTGGAGTCTGGAATGTTTTGACCTGAACACTTGTGTATCCGCAGATCCGATATGCTTGGGAAACTTTCCCCACAATTGATGCATGGGTAAGGATGTACATCATGTTGACATTTTATGTGTATTCTCAAGTTCGCTGCAGTATCGAAAGTTTCATTACACAAAAGACATGTTCTGTAATTACTGGAGGACTGTATCAGAATGGGCAGAGCGCTGAAGGCTGTTGCATTCTGTGGTGTAGAACTGGAGGTCTGGGGTATCTCTGTACCATTTTCTACTGCAGCTATGAACTGCTGTTGGTTCCCCTCCGAACACTCATTTGGCTCAAAGGTCACACCGCACAGAGAGCAAGGGTGGTGTTTCTTCGTCTTCAAGCACTCTTTTACGTGTTTCTTCAAACTAGGGTTATTCCCAAAACTTGCCTCACAGTTGTAGCACTTGTAGGGGAGCAGACCATGAACGGATTTCAGGTGCCTTCTCAgcataaatacattacaaagagTCTTGTGACACACATGGCATATTTGTCTGGCTTTGGAAGGCTGGAAGGCTTTTGGAGTGTGATGAACATAGGGACCTCTTTTGTTCTCAGGTAAAGTGTCATGGTGGTGGGATATCTCTGTCCAATCATCCTCCACAGATGTCAGAGACATGTTATCCTCCTTAAAAGATGGCGTAGACATGTTGTCCTCTTCTGGTTGAGCTGCCTCCTCACACACATTCTGCTGATGTTTCTGTAAGTCCTCATGGTGTTCAAAGTCTTGTCCACACTGGGTGCACTTGGAAGGGCTCTGCTCATTGTGAGATCTCATGTGTGCAGTCAAATCCTTTGCTTCGCTGAAAGTCTTTCCACACAAGGAGCATATTTTGACACGCTTGCTTCTTTTAGGCTGCCCTGAGGTAGGGGATGGGTCAGGGGCCAGAGAATACTGAGGTTGACCATCAGAGGGCTCTTCATTGATATTCCTCTCACTCTTTTGTGATATGACCTGTCCTCTTCTCTGTCCCACTTTGTCAATCTGAAGCCTCTCTCTCCGCGGTGTTGCAGAGACCTCCGACACAGGTAACAGCATATCAGTAATGTCAAGTCTGTGTAGCAGCACTGTTGGCTGACGGAGACGACAGGAAGTAGATAAACTAGAAATGTCCTGCACTTCCTGTTGGCTGCTGTGGGGTTTTCCTTGGATTTTCAGCCCACTGTCAGTGTGAAGGTGGTGAAAAGATGTATTATTTTTCATCtctttgtgttctatgtttttcgCTGTTGTTTTCTTATGTCTACACGCTACCTCCAAAAAAGCAGGCTTCACCTCTTTATTCAAAGGCAACAGTTCACTCTCCCTGTGTTCCAACAAAGAGGGCATCTTTGGCTCATTGTCAGATGAGACAGGGCTCATACATTCCTGCTCAGGTTCTGATTGGACCTCTGAGTCAGCTTGGTCAGTGAAGGCTTCATCTATCACtaaggaagagagagacattgaAGCGAGGATCTGATTGTCGCCGGAAGACAGAGCTAGGGACAGTTGAAGAAAGTCAAAATTAAACCATTAAAGCCAAACATGGAAATGTTATTGGCTTTCTGATAACATTATTTACTGTCCAAAGCCTATTTCTCCTACCATTGGTGTCTACATGTCCACATGTGTTGTGATGCTGGAGAAGGGTCTTCAAAGGCTGAGGGTGGGATACACACTGCACACACTCCTCCAGGACAGAGGGGTCAGGTAGGAACCAAGATGCAGTCtaatgggaagagagagaaaggcttTTAAAAAGACCAATGTATCCCATTTTATATTATAACATATGCAATTGTTAAACACCTTTTATGACAGTATGCTGCTGAAGGTAATAAGATGTTAGCATGGTCCCTGTTGAAGGTAATAAGATGTTAGCATGGTCCCTGATGAAGGGCAATAAGATGTTAGCATGGTCCCTGATGAAGGTAATAAGATGTTAGCATGGTCCCTGATGAAGGTAATAAAAGATGTTAGCATGGTCCCTGATGAAGGTATTAAGATGTTAGCATGGTCCCTGATGAAGGTAATAAGATGTTAGCATGGTCCCTGATGAAGGTAATAAGATGTTAGCATGGTCCCTGTTGAAGGTAATAAGATGTTAGCATGGTCCCTGATGAAGGTAATAAGATGTTAGCCTGGTCCCTGTTGAAGGTAATAAGATGTTAGCATGGTCCCTGATGAAGGTAATAAGATGTTAGCATGGTCCCTGTTGAAGGTAATAAAGATGTTAGCATGGTCCCTGATGAAGGTAATAAAAGATGTTAGCATGGTCCCTGATGAAGGTATTAAGATGTTAGCATGGTACCTGTTGAAGGGTTGGTGCTGGAAGCAGCTTCTCCAGCCTGGAGAGGAACTCCCACACCAGAGTCTGCAGTGCCGAGTCATACTTTGGGCCAAATTCCTCTGGAAAAATATTCTAAGAAACAAGTAGAGGATATTCAGTACTTTTTGATTTAGACAATTATTTACACCTGCCTTGTAAAATAAATCACCCCTTAGTTATCAGCAGCTTTTAGTTACAACACTGACCTGAAAGAAGTGTCGTTTCTCAATTGGGTCTTCCAGCAGAGTTTGAATCAGCTTCCGGAAAGTTAATTCTGATGCCTCCATCTCAGGATCAGAAATCTACAGCAAGTATGGATAGCTCAGTCAATAAATTCAACTAAGTAGCAGCGTTACAAGTCTTGATCTGTTACTGGGTAGTACTAACCTCCTTGTCCCTATGAGTGATGATACAGGTCTTCATCCTGTTCAGGTGTGGCTGGATAGTCTCAGGGTTGGCTAGGTGATCAGAGCGACACAACTCCAGAACCAGCTGATgaagtaaaagttagactggtgggtgggccaacaacaacaaaaaactgacATCACGAGATGAGAGTTGAGGAACTCTGGAGGCTCCCTCGTCTCCACCCATCAGCACCATCTCTCACCTGTGCTCGCAGGCCCATGATGAGTTGGACTCTCTCCCTGTAACTCATCATATCAGGAACTATCTCCAACACAGTGGTGACAAACTCCTCCACCAACCCGTAGTCCATTACGTCTCTCTGCTGAACAACTTGCCATAGAGCTGCAGACACCAGCCGCAGTGGAGGAACTAACAGACGCAGAGAtgatagggggagagggagacctACAGCAGACACATTCAGTTAGCTGGATAACAGAGATGATAGGGGGACCTACAGCAGACACATTCAGTTAGCTGGATAACAGAGATGATAGGGAGACCTACAGCAGACACATTCAGTTAGCTGGATAACAGAGAtgatagggggagagggagacctACAGCAGCCACATTCAGTTAGCTGGATAACAGAGATGATAGGGAGACCTACAGCAGACACATTCAGTTAGCTGGATAACAGAGATGATAGGGGGACCTACAGCAGACACATTCAGTTAGCTGGATAACAGAGATGATAGGGGGACCTACAGCAGACACATTCAGTTAGCTGGATAACAGAGATGATACGGGGAGAGGGAGACCTACAGCAGACACATTCAGTTAGCTGGATAACAGAGATGATAGGGGGACCTACAGCAGACACATTCAGTTATTTGGATAACAAAAACCCTGTCCTGTTTGATAACACTGACAAGTATCCTTGTTATTCTATAGCTTCCAATGTTTTAGcaaagtatatatatttatttcataTGTCATTACTTGAAAACGAGCTACTATATTACATAGAAAACAAGTGCTATTTCCATTTGAAAATGCAATTACTTTGTGGCACATCTTTTACAACGTGTGGCTAAACTGTCTAATAGcttgtctagctagctacagtccCTCACGTGTTTAATTCAATACAATAGCTAACTAGCCGAGAAATGTTGACAACACCAAAGAGAAGGCCACAGCAACCATACCTTCTTCAATCAGGATATGGTGTTTTCGCATTTCGAGCTTTCAGTGCCAGTATACTTGGATTCAAAATAAAATGTGATCTTTGTTCGTGGATGCGTTTACttctttcttccttccttttTTAAACGTCACTTCCGGTATTCAAATAAGAAATCCTTCAAAATAAAAGCGTACATTTGAATAAGCTTTCTAAACCGTCTCTGGTTTGGTTTGCACACAGTCATAAAACCCCAAAGAAGAGGAACAAGACAAAAAACTGAAATTTCTAGTCACTTGTTATAATAAATAAATGTAGTTCATTAAGTAATGAATGTAGTTGATAATTAATGAGGGAAAAAGTAGAATAAAGACCTTTTCAGACCAATAACCACAAAACACAATATTGCAACGATTCTGCAGAGAAGTTACCTATCCCAGCCACACACAGACATTCACACATTATTGTGTCTTTCGTAATTCACGTGTACAAGTGTCAGCCATAGAAGACAAAAGAACAGTGTAAACAAGGTAACGAAAGAAATGTTGTATTTCAGTAGCCTCAGGCCTGTAGTGTGATTtaaatgtacattttagtcatttacaggataaattagggttaagtgccttgctcaagggcacatcgacagatttttcacccagTCGGCTCAGGGACTCAAACCAGCAAccgttcaattacaggctcaacgctgttaaccgctaggctacctgcctgcgaAAGTACCTTGACACCACAATGACATTGACGTTTGATTATGATACTGTATGTTCATTCATACTCTGGGGCGCGTTCAGCAGGACACGTTTTGGACAGTTCAGATACAAATATGTTAtatagaacaaacatgcctctccgACATGGAACAAGAAATCATGTAGGCTCTattcatgacatttctatctgcaacgttagAGAACCTTTGgcaactgaacgtggccctgatCTGTCTACTGCAGTTTCTTGATCCTGGTCTTTGGGacacaaaggggtgcacattttagttttttgccctagcaaaaTATGCACCCCTTTGGGGTCCCAAGGACCAGGATTAAGAAACACTGCTCTCATGTTGCCTAACAACTAAAGCTTTACTGTCACCTAATGGCTGTTTTAACACACACCGGTACACCCAAATCAAAGAACAATGAATAGGCCATATTCTCTTCACTGTTCTTTGATTTGAGTCAAAGGGGAAGTAAGATGTTCAACTCCATGCCAAAAAAGCTGTGCGCGCTACAATACCGCATTAAGCAGACCAaatggggatttttttttgtaTGGGAATCtatgagtgtcgaatttggtctacaacaataaatgtaattgctaatttgctatgtgaggcttatttgattgaacagaagtttcgtaatgattaggctgtgtaaaatgtaatgatataaGTGGACACACGTGGCAttccggcaactttgagaaaaaatgtTTTATATCAGAGTTGTGTCAGTTGTTCACGCActtatctgctctctctctctcattggctagaatgttcCCACCTGATTTTGCCTTGTATTTCCATTTTtagaacccactgggcacacatctggttgaatcaacgttgtctTCATGTAATTTTaatgaaattatgttgaacccacgtggaatagatgttgaattgacgtctgtgcacAGTGGGAACGGTCAGTcaactatcttgtcaatataataaatAATCTTTGTTTGCGTACCCTGCCCCTTAGACACTGTCACCAGtgggctaccacccggtactctacctaCCCTTCACCATAGAGACtcctgccctatgtacatagtcattgaacactggtcacattCTATTTTACCcactgtaggttttcactccaactccagttgtaactaacctgattcttATCATCAACTaggtaattattagaatcaggtgcactaCATTAGgattggagcaaaaacctacaagaacggtagctctccaggaacagggttggagagccttggtctatacacacacctctatattcatatactgtctgtacacaccttttctattcatatactgtctatacgcacctttcacatactgtacatatttatAATCCAGTCTCAGATATGTTTACATTTCTGGTTCTTTCtttttggattatgtgtgtattgttattgtattgctagatatttctgtattggtTGTGTACGGGTATGTGTTAACACAGCCACTAGGTGGCAGTAGAGCTTTACTTGTTAGGACACACAGGTTGGAGTATTAATTAACATGTTTTTGCAGAACTATCATGCCAACTATCAAACTGTCATGTACTTTCAGGTACATTCAAATCACACTTACCACACTACATAGACTGAACTTCTTGTCTTCCTAAAAGGAAAAGAGGATCGCAACCTTAGGAACTCACAAGGATCCACAACCAGGGTCTTTTttagagggggtgagggggggggggggggggttaaggagaaagagggaggataaagtcagagagagagagagagagagccacacatcTTGCAATTCACACTTATGAGTAATTTCTTACAATATATGCTAACTAATAAAATAATCTCTAACCTTGTTAGTGAGATATCTCTAACTAATAAGGTTAAACAGCCAGTCTCAGCTCTTGTATAGCAGGGAGACATAACTGCAGAACCCTGCAGTCTAGGAGTGTTCCAGTCATTAGAGTTCCAGAAATAATCATTAGTGCAACAGCAGCGGTGGCCATTAAGATTGATTAATGCGTCACTGCTGACATATGCTTGTCACCGACACTTTAATGTCGTCCATAATGGACGATTTATTTCTCTCTAGGCAGGGCAGCAGAGCGGACAAAGACAGGACGCCACAAACAAATAGACACGGCTATCTGTTGGCTTGCTGTAGAAGTCAGGATGCATTCGACTAAGAGTCACATTTCTGGAGTGAGGTGAGAGCCTTCTCTTGGTTATGGGTAATTGTCACTAATTGTTCTAcccttttagtgtgtgtgtgtgtgtgtctcatgcaTGTAGGCCTGTGTGTCTGTATTATGACATAACTAACTAATGAATCAATCAATgacgttatatacagtacatgaacATATATAAACATTTACACTATCATGTCTCTTTTAAAAGAGCCTTATTAATCCTAATGGCACAAATACATGTTGTGTGTATAACTTTCATCAAGAAGAAAAGCATTTCATATTATACAAATTCAATACATTTACTAATGATCCATTCCTTCTCTGGTTCATGTGTACTGGATCATGGTCTGTGTGTGcaaggagggaaaaaggtatGAGGTGTGACTGGATTTGAAGTCCAAAAGGTGCCATGACACTGTCTGTTTTTGTTTACTGTCAAGCATTGTAATCACCCCATGGTAAAAGGATgtgcataaactcagcaaaaaaagaaacgtcctctcactgtcaactgcgtttattttcagcaaacttaacatgtgtaaatatttgta
Above is a window of Salmo salar chromosome ssa03, Ssal_v3.1, whole genome shotgun sequence DNA encoding:
- the LOC106598276 gene encoding zinc finger protein 629 isoform X3 — its product is MRKHHILIEEGLPLPLSSLRLLVPPLRLVSAALWQVVQQRDVMDYGLVEEFVTTVLEIVPDMMSYRERVQLIMGLRAQLVLELCRSDHLANPETIQPHLNRMKTCIITHRDKEISDPEMEASELTFRKLIQTLLEDPIEKRHFFQNIFPEEFGPKYDSALQTLVWEFLSRLEKLLPAPTLQQTASWFLPDPSVLEECVQCVSHPQPLKTLLQHHNTCGHVDTNVIDEAFTDQADSEVQSEPEQECMSPVSSDNEPKMPSLLEHRESELLPLNKEVKPAFLEVACRHKKTTAKNIEHKEMKNNTSFHHLHTDSGLKIQGKPHSSQQEVQDISSLSTSCRLRQPTVLLHRLDITDMLLPVSEVSATPRRERLQIDKVGQRRGQVISQKSERNINEEPSDGQPQYSLAPDPSPTSGQPKRSKRVKICSLCGKTFSEAKDLTAHMRSHNEQSPSKCTQCGQDFEHHEDLQKHQQNVCEEAAQPEEDNMSTPSFKEDNMSLTSVEDDWTEISHHHDTLPENKRGPYVHHTPKAFQPSKARQICHVCHKTLCNVFMLRRHLKSVHGLLPYKCYNCEASFGNNPSLKKHVKECLKTKKHHPCSLCGVTFEPNECSEGNQQQFIAAVENGTEIPQTSSSTPQNATAFSALPILIQSSSNYRTCLLCNETFDTAANLRIHIKCQHDVHPYPCINCGESFPSISDLRIHKCSGQNIPDSRKCPGCRNRTSQSTPQQLKTSQEVNLRHQTDRPLVAAENEMAIPQSCNTDVDYSNDLQRCQPKECEINFQRGQQDWSEEVDPNRHPGEVDPNRHPGEVDPNQHPGEVDPGEVDPNRHPGEVDPGEVDPNRHPGEVDPNRHPGEVDPNRHPGEVDPNQHPGEVDPNQHPEEVDPAHRNSCLVPREDGTETPQSHSTSPKNPTTSKAPPTGVILNSRTCLVCYKTFFNRASLLQHLRRHSQGQGPHTCSICSRSFGRAFDLTRHQARKTGCGSMHRNLVVHENAPTEVKPVFSCPHCQEWFTSENKLETHMLCHTGEGFTCRFCGKMFAKQYKLYIHVRSHIDRPHLCDACGKDFRTKYALKVHTRVHTGERPFSCPDCGKRCSSKGNLKAHQQSHTGERPFACPLCKVRCRIKSQLKVHILTHTGERPHKCLACGKTFQLKLLLRKHQLASCS
- the LOC106598276 gene encoding uncharacterized protein isoform X7, with amino-acid sequence MRKHHILIEEGLPLPLSSLRLLVPPLRLVSAALWQVVQQRDVMDYGLVEEFVTTVLEIVPDMMSYRERVQLIMGLRAQLVLELCRSDHLANPETIQPHLNRMKTCIITHRDKEISDPEMEASELTFRKLIQTLLEDPIEKRHFFQNIFPEEFGPKYDSALQTLVWEFLSRLEKLLPAPTLQQTASWFLPDPSVLEECVQCVSHPQPLKTLLQHHNTCGHVDTNGRRNRLWTVNNVIRKPITFPCLALMV
- the LOC106598276 gene encoding uncharacterized protein isoform X4: MRKHHILIEEGLPLPLSSLRLLVPPLRLVSAALWQVVQQRDVMDYGLVEEFVTTVLEIVPDMMSYRERVQLIMGLRAQLVLELCRSDHLANPETIQPHLNRMKTCIITHRDKEISDPEMEASELTFRKLIQTLLEDPIEKRHFFQNIFPEEFGPKYDSALQTLVWEFLSRLEKLLPAPTLQQTASWFLPDPSVLEECVQCVSHPQPLKTLLQHHNTCGHVDTNALSSGDNQILASMSLSSLVIDEAFTDQADSEVQSEPEQECMSPVSSDNEPKMPSLLEHRESELLPLNKEVKPAFLEVACRHKKTTAKNIEHKEMKNNTSFHHLHTDSGLKIQGKPHSSQQEVQDISSLSTSCRLRQPTVLLHRLDITDMLLPVSEVSATPRRERLQIDKVGQRRGQVISQKSERNINEEPSDGQPQYSLAPDPSPTSGQPKRSKRVKICSLCGKTFSEAKDLTAHMRSHNEQSPSKCTQCGQDFEHHEDLQKHQQNVCEEAAQPEEDNMSTPSFKEDNMSLTSVEDDWTEISHHHDTLPENKRGPYVHHTPKAFQPSKARQICHVCHKTLCNVFMLRRHLKSVHGLLPYKCYNCEASFGNNPSLKKHVKECLKTKKHHPCSLCGVTFEPNECSEGNQQQFIAAVENGTEIPQTSSSTPQNATAFSALPILIQSSSNYRTCLLCNETFDTAANLRIHIKCQHDVHPYPCINCGESFPSISDLRIHKCSGQNIPDSRKCPGCRNRTSQSTPQQLKTSQEVNLRHQTDRPLVAAENEMAIPQSCNTDVDYSNDLQRCQPKECEINFQRGQQDWSEEVDPNRHPGEVDPNRHPGEVDPGEVDPNRHPGEVDPNRHPGEVDPNRHPGEVDPNQHPGEVDPNQHPEEVDPAHRNSCLVPREDGTETPQSHSTSPKNPTTSKAPPTGVILNSRTCLVCYKTFFNRASLLQHLRRHSQGQGPHTCSICSRSFGRAFDLTRHQARKTGCGSMHRNLVVHENAPTEVKPVFSCPHCQEWFTSENKLETHMLCHTGEGFTCRFCGKMFAKQYKLYIHVRSHIDRPHLCDACGKDFRTKYALKVHTRVHTGERPFSCPDCGKRCSSKGNLKAHQQSHTGERPFACPLCKVRCRIKSQLKVHILTHTGERPHKCLACGKTFQLKLLLRKHQLASCS